From Sphingobacterium bambusae:
CGTTAGGCTGACGCCGAGAGCACCAACTTCTACAAGCGTACCATTATTAGGCGGCGCCTGCGTATACAGTTTGCTCGTAACATGATCCAAGACGAACAAGGTTGTGCTAGTTGTACCAGCAACATTATTGCTGTAAGCAGCCGCACTTACCGCCGGACTGCCTGGGTTAAGCGATCCATCAACACCCGCTATAGCGCCCGTTGTAGGGTTAACACGCAGGTTTTGCCCCGTGTTGCTGACAATGCGAATCAAATCTACGGCAGGGTTAAAATCAAAACCAAAGCTGGTGCCCGCCAATAGTGGAACGATAGGTAGGGTGCCAATGCGGGTAGCCGCACCAGAACTGAGGTTGATGGTGTAGAGACGACTGCTGTTACCCAACGCATAAAGCTGGCCGGTAGCCGGACGGAAATCAATACCCAATACCGTTTCGCCTGCCGCCATACCTTCAATCGTTTTGCTAACAGAACCATCTTTCTCTAGATTCATGATATGCAAGTTGTTGCTGGCGTCTACCGCATAAGCAACAGGATCGGTAGGGATGGCTAGGTCAATCAACTGGCTCGAGAGATTGCCAATTTTGCTGGCTTGGCCACTTTCTAAGTTGAGGGTATAGAGTGCATGTTCATTTTGGCTATGTGCAGCGATCAGCGCCGACTTGTTATCGGGGCTGATATCAAAAGCTACCTGCCCGCTAACGGAAATACCTAAGCTACCCACCTCAACAAGTTTACCTTCATTTGGCGGATCTTGCTTGAAGAGCTTGCCCGATGTGGCATCGATATCATAGAGCGTAGTAGATGATGCTCCTGCAACACTATTGGTGTAGGCCACACCGCTGATGCTCACGGCACTGCTAAAGCTTATGTCTCCATCTTCGGCTGCCAGTGCTCCTGTTTCGGGATGTAGACGTAGGTTTTGACCCGTGTTGGAAACCAAACGGATGCGGTCTACCGTAGGGTTGAAATCGATAGATGCAAAGGTGCCCTCGATAATCGGCGAGAAGCTAGCCGAACCAACAACCTGCGCTTGTGCCGAGCTGGTATTGATGCGGTATAGTTTGCTGGCGCTAGATAGGGCATATAGTTCACCCGTAGCCGGCCGGAAATCGATGCTCATCAGTTTTTCGCCTGATCCTAAACCTTGGATAGCCATGCTGCTTTCGAAGCTGCTTGGACGGTTAGCATTAAAAGCAACCAACTCGTTGTTGGCTGTCAATCCATAGGCCATAAGATCAGGCCCCTGCGTGTCGCCGCCCATATCGTCGTCGTCGGAACAAGAGGAGGTGATAGCCACAGCAGCAAGTGCCACCATGAAGTGCGTTAGTGTCTGTTTTAAATTCATAGTTTCAATCTGAATGTATTTATATGATTAATAGTGTTTGCTATACTAATCACTCCTACAAGGCTTTAGTTTTGAGAAAATGAATTTTGTGTTTTTTTATAGTTTTTTTTATTAGTAAAAATTGGTTTTGGGGAGTGGGTAGAGTGTAATGAGTAGTGCGTATTGCGATAAGGGAAGCGGTAAATTCGAGGATTACCGGTGTTACCTCGTCACGGTATCACTATATCACCTCATCACTATTCCCCCTCAACCCCTTTCGCCGCTCGCCGCGGCATGGCAGCACTTTTGCAGGCCAAATTGATCAAAAGCCTTCGTCTCCTTCAGGTGCTTTGTCGCACTGAAAATAGTATGTAGTAGTAAGTATTGAGTATGTAGATAAGAACAGCGCCGATCGTTTGTTTTTATCATCGCACCTGCCTTATATTAACAGCAAGGTCGCGTCATTTTTGTTGCGTCTGTAGACACTTGCCTATGCACTGTCTAATAAGGATGCAACAAAAATTAGCGACAGGGTTTTGCTTACTTTTGTGAGGCAAAAGTAAGCAAAACCCTGTCCTGGGCTTAGGGACGAACCAGTCCCCGGGCTGAGGGACAAGCCAGTTTTCAGGCGATATGCCGCATGCTATAAGCTCGCGCTATGCGGCATACTTTAATGCTCTTTTGCATGGCGACACGAGCGCCATGCTAGATAACCTTAAAAACTAAATGATAGCCCTAGACTAACATTTCCCAATATATCATTAAAGGCCGTAAAGCTGCGTGAGTTGCCCGTTTCATTTCCATCGATATCCAGATGCTTGACCGTATTGTAGCTCAACAAATGATTTAAGCGAGCTTCAAGTCCGAGTCCTTTGTAGAAATTATATCGCGCACCAGCATGGGCGGCCATCGTATAGAGATTGCTTTTTGGACTGCTCAACTGGATGTTCGCATCTCCGTCGTGTTCCAATTTGCTTTTCGACCGACCGATGTATATATCACCCTCCAGAAAGACAGCAATTTTGCCATTATCATAAAGGTAAGGCTGAATAAATAAGCCCGCTGCGTGCATGTTATTGATGGATCTTAGATTGTAATAGCTACCTCCTTGGTCCAGTTGACTCGTGATACGGCTGAACTGGTAGGAGAGCCCAAGCGCCAACGCACGGTTGATGCGGTAGGCAAAACGAGGTGATATAATAGTTCGATTTTCGATGTTTGTAGATTCTTCGAAGCCATCCTGCAGGGTTACTTTATGATTGTTGTTAAAACCTACATGCGTAGAAATAATAAATTTTTGCTGTGCAAAGGATGTGCTTGTTGCGCAAAAAAAGAGGGTGATGAATAAGAAATATTTCATGATAAGTTACAATGTAAATAATAAGGAAAGAGAGCTGTTTGATAATGGATGAGAGAACAGCGAAAAATTCGTGCTGTTTTCGTATTCGATGTCATTTTCCTCGTTATGGAACATATGGTTCACATGAGCGATGGAAGGCAGTGTCAGTTGTAGGTGGAGAAACTTGGACAGCCTATATGAGGTGCCTGCCTTGAGGCCTACATTAACGGCCTTTTGCCTGGTGGTATAAAGATACTGCGATACGCTCAACATCGGATTATCCCAACCGCTTCCATTCGTTTGATCCATCCGGGTCAAGGCCGACAGCTGTTTGCTTGTTTGATAGCTAGGATTTAACTCCAGAAACACATTCCATCGGCTGGCATAGACCGCGCGGAAATAATGCCGGTAGAACGTACCGATGCCGTGAGTTTTGTTGTCGATGTCCATCTCGGTGGAAGAGCGATATGAATCCCAATAAAGTTTAGTGTTCATTTCACCTTTCTGCTTTTGAAAATCGTAGCTCAGTCCCAAGACAGTATGTTTGCCAACAAACACACCAAGCCGAGGCTGAATAGTAGTAGTCAGCTGCTTGTTAGATGCAAGATAGTTGATGTCATCAGTTTCGTAGTTTGTTTTTTGATAGTTTCCGCCAACTTCGATCAGGAATTTTGTCTGTTGCGCCCTTGAAATACCAAGCGTAAACACACTGGCAATAAAGAAGCAAACAAAGGTTTGTTTCATAATAATGAGATTAATTTTTTGATGCGCAAATATAGAAATATTCCTAAGGAAAGTGAGCGTTTCCACAATTCTTTTTCACTTATAAAAGACCGGAAATCACAGGACATAAAAAGGCTAAGCTTGTTTGTTTTCACTTGTAGTTGATCGTTGACAATTATTTTTATTTCCCATGAAAAATGTAGAACGGACAGCGCAACAAGCTAACTTTGTAGAAGAACATAGCACCCATGAATAGAATGGAAAACATACGTTTAAAGCTTGCCGAGCTTAACCACAAGTACGAAGCATTTCTGCAAGGAGAGGGCAAATGGATTGGTGGTGGTTTTGAAAATGTGATTACCTTCCGTAAAAATGAAGAGGGAAAAGATGAAGAACTACAGCTGAAAACTCAAATAATAAATATGCTGCCGAAGCAGCTGCGCAACGAAATCGAAGAGATTGTGGTGCGTAATGCGTAGTGGGTATAGCGTAATGAGTATAGCGTAGTGCGTACAGCGTAGTGCGATAAGGGAAGCGGTAAATTTGAGGATTACCGCTATCAGCCCGTCACCACCTTCACCCATCGCTCAAACCTTTCCGCCGTTCGCCACGGCAGGGCAGCACTTTTGAAGGCCAAAAGTGCTCAAAAGCCTTTGTCTCCTTCAGGTGCTTTATCACACTGAAAATAGTATATAGTAGTTAGTACGGAGTATGTAGAGAAGGATTGCAGTAAATCTTAAGACTACGCGTATCAGCGCGTCACTCCATTACAATGTCACCTCAGCACTAAATTCACCAAATTCACAAACTATACAATCAATGCACCTACTTAATATTAACACGAACGTCGCCTTATTTTTGTTGCGTCTGTAGAAACTTGCCTATGCACTACCCAATAAGGATGCAGCAAAAATTCGCGACAGGGTTTTGCTTACTTTTGCCCTACAAAAGTAAGGCCCCTGTCCCGGGCTTAGGGACGAACCAGTCCCGGGCTTAGGGACAAGAAAGTATATAGTAGTTAGTACGGAGTATGTAGATAAGAATGGTGATAAATCTTAAGATTACCGCTATCACCTCGTCACTTCATCACCTCGTCACTCCATCACTATGTCACTCCACCACTACAATCGCGCTAAACAACAAATGATAAACTAAAATCACTAATTTTGTGGCACAGCTTGATTATGATGCGGGTCGTTCGATATTATCTTTTATTCCTATATACCATCCTGCTGGCTCCCTGCATGGGACAGTCGATGGATTTTCAATTTTTTAAGAACATGTCCTTAGGGGCTAAGGCTAGCACCGTGCATTGCTTTGCGCAGGACAGCTTGGGCATGTTGTGGTTGGGCAGCAACAACGGGCTGTATAGCTATGACGGCTATGCGCTGCACGCACCCACAGCCGAGGATGCGCCATACCAAACCTTTATTTACGCAATAACGGTGTTGGATGCCCGCTATATGGCGTTGGGTACAGGCAATGGCGTGAGCCTATACAACTACCGCGAAGATCGTTACGAAGCATTTCCCGCCGGTGGCCCTGCCGATGTACGCGCCATGCTGTTGCTGGGCGACAAGCTATGGATAGGATCGCTCACGGGGCTATACTGCTATGACACCAAAAGAAAGGTCTTGGTAGACTATAAAAATAATGCCGGCCAAGACCTCGGTAGCCAAGCCATCTATGCCCTTTCTGGGCAAGGCGACAGCCTATTGGTAGGTACCTACAACGGTCTTTTCCGCTTCAACTCCTCTAAGGGGGATACGCAGCGCTTGCCGTTGCCCGGCTATAGGCTAGGCAGCAACCAGTTCGTAAACTCCATACTGCCTATGCCGGCCGCGCACAGCGCATTTATAGGCACCGAATATGGCCTATATGTATATGATACGCGCAGTGGCCAGCTTGCCAAAGCAGGCGTACTGCAGCAACACCCGATTAAGTCGATGGCATCAAAAGACGATGGAACGCTATTGGTTGGTACCGATGACGGGCTTTTTGTGTACAGACCCAAGGAAGGGGCGCTGAATCGGATAAAGCATGACTCTAGAAACAGCCATGCCCTAGCCAACAATATCATATGGAGCATCTTTAAAGACCGCTCAGCAAATATATGGTTGGGGACAGACCTGGGCTTCTCGCTGTGGTCTAAACAGCAAACGGAAAAAAGATACCCCATTTATCAATTTACGAACAGTGCCGATGGCAACCGCTTTTATAAGATCTTGAAAGACCGTGCCGGATGGTATTGGTTGGGAGGCGATAATGGCCTTATTCGCACGCGGGGATTGGGGACGCGGGATTTCCAAAGCTATTGGTACCGCATGGATGCCCCCGGCTATCCCTTGCCACACAATCGTATTCGCGACATCTACCAAGATCGGGATGGCCTGCTGTGGATGGCCTCCGATGGCGGAGTAAACCTATTCAATGAGCAATCGCATCAGTTTCGCAGCTTTACCATTGTAGACCACAGTGGCAGGCGTAACGCGAAATGGGCCTATGATATGCTCGAGGATGCCCAGGGCAAGTTGTGGGTGGCCACCTATATGGGAGGCATCTTTATGCTGGATAAAAAGCAGCTTTTAGCTTCATCGGGCACCGTTGTGGCCCGCGACAACTATAACCAAACGCAAGGCCTACTGGCCGACTTTGCTAACCAGATTCTGGATGATGGGCAGGGCAATATATGGGCGCTTTTCTATAATCGGGGCATCAGCCGCATCAACAGACATAGCGGCCGCGTTAGCGAGTTGAAGGACAAAGAGGGGCAGTCGCTTGAACGGGCCACCTTTATGTTGAAAGATCAGGAAGGCGCCGTGTGGATAGGCGAGCATGGCACCCTACGCCGGATACAGCGCAACGGTGACATGGCACAGATGTATTTTGATCCGGTGGGGCGAAGCGAGGTGACGGCGATGGTGGAGGTTGGCGAGGCGATATGGGTAGCTACCAGCGTTGGCGTGTGGCGGGTGGATAAAGCCCAGCTAAAGGCGGAACTCTTGCACTATGGGCAGGAGATCACATCCATGTATTATGACCGCGAACAGCATGAGGTGCTGCTGGGCGGCATCAATGAAATTGCGGTGCTGACCGATAGGCCGCTCGCTAGTGCTAACGGCAATAACAAGAACATTGTGCTCACGGCGATGTATGTCAATAATGAGGCTTTTGGCAACAAGGACTATGGCCTGCGCTACAGCAACGAGCTAACGCTTGGCCATGAGCAGAACAACCTACGATTGGAATTTTCGGATTTTGATTATGGAAACCATTTGGGTTATCGCCTGGCCTATGCCTTTAAAGGGCATAACGAAACCTGGATACCTCTAGAACGGGGAGACAACAAAGTGCTTTTGTCTAATCTGGCACCCGGAAGCTATGAGTTGCAGCTGGCCAAGGTAGATTTTGCAGGAAAGGTGCGCTCGCAGATCGATGTTTACAAAATAAATATCAGGTATCCCTGGTATGCATCGTGGTGGGCCAAGCTCGCCTATGCATTTGCAGCACTTGGACTGCTCTTATGGATACTCAATTTTTTCAGGGTGCGCAACACCTTAAAATGGGAACGCCGCGAGCGCCACAAGGTGCTGGAGCTTACGCGGATGAAGATGGACTTCCTAACGGCAATATCCCATGAGTTGAAAACGCCCTTGAGCTTGATACTGGCCCCGGTAAGCCAGTTGATCTTGCAAACAAAAAGTGCGGATAAGAAACGACAGTTGGAAGGGGTGCACCGCAACGCCTTGAAAATTAATAACCTCATTCAAGAGGTGATGGCCTTTGAGCAGGCCGAGAAGCAGGAAGCGGATAGCGCAACATTGCTCACTTCCCAAATCGATTTGTTGACCTTCGCTCGGGATATGGTGGAAGAATGGCGGCAATCGCCAACTTGTGCGCAGCTGCAGTTTAGTTTCATGGCCACGATGGATAGCTTGCCCATACAGACTGATGTATCGAAGCTAAGCTCCATCCTGAACAACCTGATTTCCAATGCCTGTAAGTATAACCGGGCGGAGCAGGGGCGTGTAGATATCGTATTGGAACAGCGGGATGGGCAGGTGCTACTGACCGTGAGCGATACGGGGATCGGCATTTCAGCGGAAGACCTACCCTATGTGTTTAGCAAGTTTTTCCGCTCGCCAACTAGCGAGGTGCGTGCCTTGGAGGGAACTGGCGTAGGGCTATACTTGGTGAAAAGCTATGCCGACCAACTTGGATGGGATATACAGATTCGCTCCACCTTAGGGCAGGGCACTACGGTTACTATAGGCATTAGCCATAGCGATGTGCTGCTTAGCAGCACATCCGAAGAGATCGATGCCGGCGTAAGAAGAAAGCTGTTGATTGTGGAGGACAACGTAGAGCTAGCCGCTTTCTTGAAAGGTGCTCTGGAAGCGAGCTACAGCTGTCAGGTTTTACCAAATGGTAAGGAGGCCTTACAACTGTTGCAGAGCCACAACGTATTACCGGATATTATTATCTCGGATGCGATGATGCCCGAGATGGGGGGCCTAGAGATGGTGAAAAAGATCAGACAACAGGCGAGCATGGCTACGATACCGGTGATCTTGCTGACTGCGAAAAATGATGAACAGATGCAACGCGACTGGGTAGCGGCGGGGGTAGACGCTTTTATCGCTAAACCCTTTGATTTGGAGGTGCTAAAGATGCAACTGCTGCAGCTGCTTGGCAAGCGCGATAAATTGACGGCCCAACTGCGGCTAGACGAAATTAGCAAGCCTACCTTAGGCATACAAAAGGAATCGCCCGATGAGAAATTTTTGAGCAAAGTGACCCTCTTGATCGAAGAAAATATGGATGATGCCGAATTATCCGTACAGCGTCTTAGTGAAGAAGCTGATGTGCCGGCCAAGCAATTGTACCGTAAAATAAAACAACTGACCGGATACACGCCGGTAGAGTATATTCGTAACATTCGCATGAAAAAGGCAGCACTGCTGCTGCAGCAAAAGAAGTTTACCGTGGCCGAAGTGATGTATATGGTGGGTTATTCCAATGCATCCTACTTTTCGAAATGTTTTCAGGCGGCATTTGGGATGACACCCAAAGCCTATTTGGATAAAAAGGATTAAGTGGTTGTTGGTTAGCTTGTTGTGTTGTTGCGCTGTTGCTGCTGATCAACAAATTGTCCGATTTGTGTTGTTGTTTGTCCGATATGTGTTCGCGCAAATCAATGCCGATTTATAGGTTTGTAACTATAATTGCAACCAAAAATTATAAATCGAGTTATTCATGCGTGTAAGTATTTTATGTAGCTGTGCTATCCTTGCTTTTTTGTCGGCTTTTTCGCAAAGTCCTAAAGATGTGCCCACAATTTATGTGGATAAACAAGGGGTGATGCGCTGGTCAGACAGCAAACAGGAAGCGTCTTTTTATGGCGCAAACTATACCGTTCCCTTTGCCCACGCTTTCCGCGCTTTATCCTATAAAGGTGTAAACCACAAGGAGGCGATAGATCGCGATGTCTACCATTTGGCACGGCTAGGATTTAACGCCTACCGCATACATATATGGGATGTGGAGCTAGCGGATGCCGAAGGAAACCTGACCCCCAACGAACACTTGGATTTACTGGACTACCTCTTTGCCAAGCTGCAGGAGAAGGGCATGCGTATATTGATTACAACGATGACCAATTTCGGCAATGGCTATCCGGAGCGAAATCAACAGACGGGCGCCTTCTCGTACCTATATGATAAATGTGCCGTGCATGCCGATCCGAAAGCTATTGAAGCGCAAAAGCGCTATGTAGCCCAGCTGTTGCAACATGTGAACCCCTACACGGGCTACGCCTATCAAGACGATCCTTATGTGATTGGCTTTGAAATCAACAACGAGCCTTGCCACAGCGGTGAGGTAAAGACCACCGCCAACTATATCAAACAGATGCTGGCCGCCATGAAAAAAGCGGGCAACAAAAAGCCGGTATTCTATAATGTAAGCCATAACATGGAACATGTATCGGCCTCTTTTGATGCGGATATTCAGGGCACAACTTACCAATGGTATCCTATGGGGCTTGTGGCTGGGCATACCCGTCGTGGAAATTTTTTGCCCTATGTGGATGATTATGTGATCCCGTTTTCGAAGGAGAAAGGTTTTGCTAATAAGGCACGTGCGGTGTATGAATATGACCCGGCAGACAATTTATACAGTGTGATGCACCCGGCGATGAGCCGTACATTCCGCTCGGCAGGATTTCAGTGGATTACGCAGTTTGCCTATGATCCTATGGATATTGCAGCCTATAATACGGAGTACCAAACGCACTACCTGAATTTAGCCTATACGCCTGCCAAAGCTGTCAGCATGATGATTGCCGCTGAGGTGGCTTATACAATTCCGCGCAACCAACGTTTTCCGGCCTATCCGCAAGATACCATCTTTGGCGATTTTATGCTGAGCTACACGCAAGACTTGGCGCTGATGAACAGCCCAGAAAAATATTATTACAGCAATGATACCGAGGTGAAGCCGGTGGAGGCAACGCGTCTGCAGCATATCGCTGGTCATGGTTCCTCGCCTGTGGTATTATACAGCGGTACAGGTGCCTATTTTTTGGATAGGCTGGAAGATGGACTTTGGCGGTTGGAGCTGATGCCTGATGTACTGCAACAGCACGATCCCTTTGCCAAGCCCTCGCTAACCCGGGAGGTGATGCTCATTATGTATGGCGAGCAGGATATGCGTGTGGAGCTACCTGACTTGGGGACACAATTTACCGTGCAACCGATGGACAGCGCTACAACGAATTTACGGGTGGATGGTGCTAATTTTACCGTACGGCCCGGTGTTTACCTATTGAAGCGTGCGAACCTATCAGCGCGCAAGAGTTGGACGGCGCAAACGCCATGGAACCAAGGTAAACTGGGTGAATTTTATGCACCGGCAGCTTCTACTTTGCATACGCCAGTGTTAACGCATACAGCGGCACCCGTTCTGGAAAAAGGAGAGGCACAGCGCTTAACGTTTAAGCTCATGGCTGCTCAAAAGCCCGATTCCGTTATTTTACAAACCGACAATATATCCTTTTGGAAGGATGATAATGCTTATTTTAAGCTGCAACAGCTGGGAGCCTACGATTACAGCGTAGAACTGCCAACAGACCTGCTACAGGGGGATGTGCTGCGGTATACAGTTACGGTGTTTGCCGATGGAAAACGCTACACCTACCCGGATAACCGACCGGGGGAGCCTTTGGCTTGGGACTATGAAGTAAGCCAGTATTGGAGCAGCAAGCTTGCTGATTCGACGCAACCTATCTTATTGGCCTATGGGGCAGGGAAGGACAGTCCTTTTGCCATGTATGCCATCCCCGAGACGGCTTATAGCACGGCCAAGCTTAGCCAAGCAAGTTATGTAGAACCTGCGCAATGGACCTATGCCTTGCACGGGAAGGATACCGCTGCCCGCTATTTTTGGAAGAAGGATATAGCGGATGTATTGCTGAACAGGCCAAAAGGCTTGAAACAGGCGGATACACTCTGTGTGCAACTGCAGGGAACGACAGGTGCATTGGCCGTAGGCTTGCTAACAAACAGCGGATATACCTACTGCAGTACCGTGCAACCGACTAAAGACAAGCTCGGCGTGTTTCGTATTGCGCTTGCTGACTTGAAGCTCGTGCCTACAACCTTGCTTCCGGCTCCTTTCCCATCGTTTTTGCCCCGCTATTTCCATCCGCAAGTGGACATTCCCTTCCGAAAGGATGCATTGGAGCAATTGCTGATAGCAACAACGGAGCCTAGCAGCCAAGGGGCAAGCCTGACGATAGGCGCCGTGTGGCTGGAATAGGAAAGCAAAGAAATACAACAGGAGTAAAAGCTAAATTATAAACGAATATAAATCTAATAGAATGAAGGGTTTTGCATTTAAAACAAGTGTGTTAGGCTTGTCGCTGCTATCCACATTGGGGCTAGCGACGACAGTGCATGCAGCTATCCCGAGGCCCAGCAGTAGCCTGAGATCGGCATGGCAGCAGGAGGTGCGTGGTATCGTGCGTAATGAAAACGGCGAGGCCATGGCGGGGGTAACGGTACTCGTGGTGGGAACAACGGTGGGCACATCGACCGGGGAAGATGGTTCCTATCGTGTGCTGTTGCCGACGGGCAAAACACAACTGGCGTTCTCTATTTTGGGCTACAGTAGCCAAACACTTCAAGTGACGGGAACGACGTTGGATGTGCAGTTGAAGCCAACGGGCAATGAACTGGAGGAGCTGGTGGTGGTGGGCTATGGCAGCACAACCAAAAAAGATCTGACGGGCGCAGTAAACACCGTAAGCAGTAAAGATTTTAACACGGGTTTGGTAGGCTCGCCCGAACAATTGATAAACGGTAAGACGGCTGGGGTGCAGGTCATGTCCAACAGTGGGTCCCCCTCGGCAGGAAGCAGCATCCGTATTCGTGGTGGTGCCTCGTTGAGCGCCAGCAACGATCCGCTAATTGTGTTGGATGGGGTGCCCTTGGAAACAGGCGGCATCAGCGGAAATAGCGGTAACTTTTTGAGCTTGATCAATCCCAATGATATCGAAAGCATGACGGTGCTCAAAGATGCATCGGCTACGGCAATCTATGGTTCGCGTGCATCCAACGGGGTGTTACTGATCACGACCAAGAAAGGTAAAGGCGACGCCTTGCGCCTCTCTTTCTCCTCTATCGTATCGATGCAGCAGGCACTGGGCGTCGCGGATATGATGTCGCGCGATGAATTTGCCGAGCTGATCAACAGCCGGGGTACAGCCGCACAGAAGGCACTTTTGGGGGAAGCTTCCACAGACTGGCTCGACCAGGTATTTCAGCAGGCCATAGGCACAGACAACAACCTGAGCCTACAGGGGAAGATTGCCAAGACCTTGCCTTTTCGCGCTTCGGTGGGCTACTATGACCAGCAAGGTACCTTGCGTACCGATCGCAGCGAACGTATGACCGGATCCTTGGTGCTGAGCCCTACATTCTTTGATCAGCATTTATCCGTAAACCTTAACCTGAAGGGCGCGCGCAACAATAACCGTTTTGCCAATACAGATGCGATATGGTCGGCCATTGCGTTTAACCCTACACAGCCAATTTATTCAGGCTTGGATACCTATGGTGGTTACTATGAGAGCCTAGACAATGCCGGTCTGCCGGCTACGGGGGCCAATCTAAATCCCTTAGGTTTATTGAACCAAGAGCGACACCGCAGCACGGTAAATCGCGGCATCGGAAACTTAGATATGGACTACAAATTCCATTTCTTGCCGGAATTGAAAGCGCATGTAACTTTAGGCTACGACTATGCCAAAGGAAATGGCTTTAACCATATCCCGGCCAGCGCAGCCAACAACTTCACCATTCAAGGGGCATATGATCGCTATGCACAAACGCTGGAAAATAGATTGTTTACGGGATACCTGAACTACAACAAGAGCTTGCCCGCTATAAAAAGTACGGTGGAGGTGACAGCAGGACATGACTACCAATATTGGAGCGCGGAACGCCCACCCATTGTGTACCTTAATGATTTAGGGGATGTGCGCTCTACGGCTATCGCGTCGGACGAAAGACATGCCCTTATCTCTTGGTATGGTCGGTTGAACTACAACTTTGATAGCCGCTACTTGCTCACGGCCACGATCCGTAAGGACGGCACTTCACGCTTTAGCCCAGAGAACCGGTGGGGTACATTTCCATCGCTGGCCTTGGCCTGGCGCCTCTCGGAGGAGTCTTTCCTGAAAGATGTTTCGTTTTTGGACGACCTGAAGCTGCGGGCCAGCTATGGGGTGACGGGGCAGCAGGAGGGCATCGGCAACTATGAATACCTGCCGGTCTATAACCTGGGTACACAGTATGCCCAATACCGCTTCGGCGATCAATACCACTTGGTGTACCGCCCTTCGGTTTACAATCGGGATTTGCGCTGGGAAACCACCAAGGCTTTCAACTATGGCGTGGATTTCTCGCTGTGGCAGGGCCGTGTATCGGGATCGGTAGAATACTATACCCGTAAAACACACGATCTATTGGCCAACGTGCCAGTTGCCGCTGGGACAAACTTTGACCAGAATGCAACAATCAATGTGGGCAACGTGGAAAGCAGTGGTCTGGAATTTCAACTGAATACAGTGCCGATACAAACGGATAACCTACGCTGGGAGGTCAACGTGAATGCGACAAACCAGCATATTAAGGTCACGAATATAGCCTTGGTGCAGGATGCGAACTCGGTGGGCACCTATGTAGGCCCGGTAGTGAGCGGCCGCGGCATACAGATCTTGACGACAGGATACCAACCCTACATGTTCTACGTCTAC
This genomic window contains:
- a CDS encoding hybrid sensor histidine kinase/response regulator transcription factor gives rise to the protein MSLGAKASTVHCFAQDSLGMLWLGSNNGLYSYDGYALHAPTAEDAPYQTFIYAITVLDARYMALGTGNGVSLYNYREDRYEAFPAGGPADVRAMLLLGDKLWIGSLTGLYCYDTKRKVLVDYKNNAGQDLGSQAIYALSGQGDSLLVGTYNGLFRFNSSKGDTQRLPLPGYRLGSNQFVNSILPMPAAHSAFIGTEYGLYVYDTRSGQLAKAGVLQQHPIKSMASKDDGTLLVGTDDGLFVYRPKEGALNRIKHDSRNSHALANNIIWSIFKDRSANIWLGTDLGFSLWSKQQTEKRYPIYQFTNSADGNRFYKILKDRAGWYWLGGDNGLIRTRGLGTRDFQSYWYRMDAPGYPLPHNRIRDIYQDRDGLLWMASDGGVNLFNEQSHQFRSFTIVDHSGRRNAKWAYDMLEDAQGKLWVATYMGGIFMLDKKQLLASSGTVVARDNYNQTQGLLADFANQILDDGQGNIWALFYNRGISRINRHSGRVSELKDKEGQSLERATFMLKDQEGAVWIGEHGTLRRIQRNGDMAQMYFDPVGRSEVTAMVEVGEAIWVATSVGVWRVDKAQLKAELLHYGQEITSMYYDREQHEVLLGGINEIAVLTDRPLASANGNNKNIVLTAMYVNNEAFGNKDYGLRYSNELTLGHEQNNLRLEFSDFDYGNHLGYRLAYAFKGHNETWIPLERGDNKVLLSNLAPGSYELQLAKVDFAGKVRSQIDVYKINIRYPWYASWWAKLAYAFAALGLLLWILNFFRVRNTLKWERRERHKVLELTRMKMDFLTAISHELKTPLSLILAPVSQLILQTKSADKKRQLEGVHRNALKINNLIQEVMAFEQAEKQEADSATLLTSQIDLLTFARDMVEEWRQSPTCAQLQFSFMATMDSLPIQTDVSKLSSILNNLISNACKYNRAEQGRVDIVLEQRDGQVLLTVSDTGIGISAEDLPYVFSKFFRSPTSEVRALEGTGVGLYLVKSYADQLGWDIQIRSTLGQGTTVTIGISHSDVLLSSTSEEIDAGVRRKLLIVEDNVELAAFLKGALEASYSCQVLPNGKEALQLLQSHNVLPDIIISDAMMPEMGGLEMVKKIRQQASMATIPVILLTAKNDEQMQRDWVAAGVDAFIAKPFDLEVLKMQLLQLLGKRDKLTAQLRLDEISKPTLGIQKESPDEKFLSKVTLLIEENMDDAELSVQRLSEEADVPAKQLYRKIKQLTGYTPVEYIRNIRMKKAALLLQQKKFTVAEVMYMVGYSNASYFSKCFQAAFGMTPKAYLDKKD
- a CDS encoding DUF4394 domain-containing protein, whose translation is MNLKQTLTHFMVALAAVAITSSCSDDDDMGGDTQGPDLMAYGLTANNELVAFNANRPSSFESSMAIQGLGSGEKLMSIDFRPATGELYALSSASKLYRINTSSAQAQVVGSASFSPIIEGTFASIDFNPTVDRIRLVSNTGQNLRLHPETGALAAEDGDISFSSAVSISGVAYTNSVAGASSTTLYDIDATSGKLFKQDPPNEGKLVEVGSLGISVSGQVAFDISPDNKSALIAAHSQNEHALYTLNLESGQASKIGNLSSQLIDLAIPTDPVAYAVDASNNLHIMNLEKDGSVSKTIEGMAAGETVLGIDFRPATGQLYALGNSSRLYTINLSSGAATRIGTLPIVPLLAGTSFGFDFNPAVDLIRIVSNTGQNLRVNPTTGAIAGVDGSLNPGSPAVSAAAYSNNVAGTTSTTLFVLDHVTSKLYTQAPPNNGTLVEVGALGVSLTASNGFDIGSKSGSAYLIGTAGSSTKLYQVNTTTGAATPLRDIAVGVTGFSVGLGF